One Lachancea thermotolerans CBS 6340 chromosome F complete sequence DNA window includes the following coding sequences:
- the KAR4 gene encoding Kar4p (similar to uniprot|P25583 Saccharomyces cerevisiae YCL055W KAR4 Transcription factor required for induction of KAR3 and CIK1 during mating also required during meiosis exists in two forms a slower-migrating form more abundant during vegetative growth and a faster- migrating form induced by pheromone), with the protein MSHDRTAPKNSIEHSRKRKSNASLKAAAHLHNNNYTDHYIHTGALPQKNVRNTDNPVEGYPNLQKLFRLKEKQIANHSSAPYGCRLDIDEMVPTLKNWIHNEKIVFDVVMIGCLTDNQFIYPLLTGLPIDKLISKPGFLFIWGSAQKINELTRLLQNDGWAKKFRKSEELVFIPIDKKSPFYPGLDNDDQVLFEKMQWHCWMCITGTVRRATDGHLIHCNVDTDLSIETESTRKSAIPSHLYKVAENFSTATRRLHIIPARTGTETPVKVRPGWVIMSPDVMLNNFDSKRYREDINKVGAHLPIRNEIELLRPKSPVQKRNS; encoded by the coding sequence ATGTCTCATGATCGTACTGCCCCGAAGAATAGTATCGAACACAGTCGTAAGAGGAAGAGTAACGCTTCTCTTAAGGCAGCCGCCCATCTTCACAATAACAACTACACGGATCACTATATCCACACAGGCGCTCTACCACAAAAAAATGTGAGGAACACAGATAACCCTGTTGAAGGATACCCtaaccttcaaaagctgtttCGCctgaaagagaagcaaattGCAAATCATTCATCAGCGCCTTATGGTTGCAGGTTGGATATCGATGAGATGGTGCCAACCCTGAAGAATTGGATACACAATGAAAAAATAGTATTTGATGTTGTTATGATTGGGTGCTTAACAGACAACCAATTCATATACCCATTGCTCACAGGACTTCCTATCGACAAGCTAATTTCAAAGCCAGGATTCTTATTCATATGGGGTAGcgctcaaaaaataaacGAGCTGACGCGGCTGTTACAGAACGACGGATGGGCCAAGAAGTTTAGAAAAAGTGAAGAGCTTGTCTTTATACCTATTGACAAGAAGTCACCGTTTTACCCTGGTCTTGATAATGATGACCAAGTGCTATTTGAAAAGATGCAATGGCACTGCTGGATGTGTATAACGGGCACAGTTCGTCGTGCTACTGACGGTCATTTAATACACTGCAATGTTGATACCGACTTGAGTATCGAAACAGAAAGCACTCGCAAGAGCGCTATACCATCTCACCTCTACAAAGTTGCTGAaaacttttcaacagcGACAAGGCGACTACATATCATTCCTGCAAGAACAGGTACTGAAACCCCTGTAAAAGTGAGACCTGGATGGGTGATAATGAGTCCTGACGTGATGCTAAACAACTTCGATTCTAAGCGTTATCGAGAAGACATAAATAAAGTTGGCGCACACCTTCCAATAAGGAATGAAATCGAACTGttgaggccaaaaagtCCCGTACAGAAGAGAAACTCTTAG